The genomic segment ACTTCTGGAAGGAGACCCTCGATGCACGCTGACCACTCGGGGCGCAGGCAGGCGCGCGAGGAGGGCGACGCGGCGCGTGATCTGCTGGCCAGGTCGCGGCAGCAGACCGCGTACGCCGGACGCGAACCCATCCTGGAGGTCCGCGACCTCGTCAAGCACTACCCGCTGACCCAGGGCATCCTGATCAAGAGGCAGGTCGGCGCGGTGAAGGCGGTCGACGGGGTCTCCTTCGACCTGGCGGCCGGTGAGACCCTCGGCATCGTGGGCGAGTCGGGTTGCGGCAAGTCCACCGTCGCGCGGCTGCTGGTGCATCTGGAGCAGCCGACGGCGGGTGCGATCCGGTACAAGGGCGAGGACATCACCAAGCTGTCCGGCCGGGCGATGAAGGCCGTGCGCCGCAACATCCAGATGGTGTTCCAGGACCCGTACACCTCGCTCAACCCGAGGATGACGGTCGGCGACATCATCGGCGAGCCGTACGAGATCCACTCCGAGGTGGCCCCGAAGGGCGACCGGCGCCGCCGGGTCAGGGAACTGCTGGACGTGGTCGGGCTCAACCCGGAGTACATCAACCGCTACCCGCACCAGTTCTCCGGCGGTCAGCGCCAGCGCATCGGCATCGCCCGCGGCCTCGCGCTCAACCCGGAGATCATCGTCGCGGACGAACCGGTCTCGGCCCTCGACGTCTCCGTCCAGGCCCAGGTCGTCAATCTGCTCGACCGGCTCCAG from the Streptomyces sp. AM 4-1-1 genome contains:
- a CDS encoding dipeptide ABC transporter ATP-binding protein; this translates as MHADHSGRRQAREEGDAARDLLARSRQQTAYAGREPILEVRDLVKHYPLTQGILIKRQVGAVKAVDGVSFDLAAGETLGIVGESGCGKSTVARLLVHLEQPTAGAIRYKGEDITKLSGRAMKAVRRNIQMVFQDPYTSLNPRMTVGDIIGEPYEIHSEVAPKGDRRRRVRELLDVVGLNPEYINRYPHQFSGGQRQRIGIARGLALNPEIIVADEPVSALDVSVQAQVVNLLDRLQAEFGLSYVFIAHDLSIVRHISDRIGVMYLGRIVETGTDEEIYDHPTHPYTQALLSAVPVPDPSARDSRERIILTGDVPSPANIPSGCRFRTRCWKAQERCALEVPLLAVPAVFRDTDSPARHDSACHFAEEKRMVVPDTAPPGPPRRPEGAPDAPDAATARPGGGEDRPEGAAPAGGAGAAGSDGGPPPSGTGSTAAD